The genomic interval TCAGAGTCCCAGCATCCCCACACATGGGGACATTTCTCGGAAGCTCTCCTATGCACACGGAACGCCGGTGAATCCATCTGCTCATCTGCAGTTCTAAATATTTGCAGCACTGTGGtagaaaaacaacccaaattGCCAATGACAACCTATTTTGAGCTTTGGGCTAAGAAAACTgctaaaaatgcagttttcagaCTTTACTAAGTGTTGCTGTTAATATGCACTAGTTGCATTATCcattcttctgctattttctctTTGGCCTACTGTCTCCCATAAGTAAGTacaaaggggaaggggagggcaCAGTCAAGGTATATCCCAACACTAAGAGCCATATtcttaataaataataacaataataatctTTATGTTGTAAGCTCACAGAAAGGCATGGTTCAATGCCCAATTTTTAATAGCCCTTGGTCAGAGTGAGGTCTACAGCATAACACCTTCCTCCTGCCAAACAATCACATTTTAGTACAGTGATAACACTGTGTTATTCagttatttcctttaaaaaaaaaaactcagaaaCTTGAATGTCACCATGGGAACAGTCTAAAGTTGATTTTGGAAGTAGGCTCATTTCCTATAGCTTTTCTGTTGGCATAAAAATAATGTCACTCAATTGTATTAGAAGCAAATGCTTTATGAAGTATCATCTCTAAAGGTACCGTTAGTTCTGAAAATATCCTAATAGTTGCATTTCTTTAGTTGCTGAAGCAGAATAAAGGGCccagaaaggttttttttccctgtttttctcaACAAGAAACACATCCCAAGCTACCACCAGTGTGATCTAATTCAATCATTCTTCAGCCTGAAATGTGTAATAAGTGTCAGTATGGAAAAATTCCTTCTTAGAAGAACAATTAAAACTTAAAGGAGTCATCCTGCTTGGCTGGCTGAACAAAAGACACATGTTCACACAAGAATAATTCAGTCAACCGTCTTAATAAGGATTTACTTTCAACAGAACCTTGTATGGGTACACTAGACTCAGTCTCATTAAGAAGTTGGATTTTTATACAGCATGAACCATTGGCAATCTAAAACAGACCCACTGAAGAATGGAATGGAGAATCAAACGCAATGTTTCAGACCCAAGCTCTACGTGCCTTTAatactttccttctctttcttttttttttttttttgagagtgCACACTATGACATACATTTGCATTTATCatgtttttaacttcttttctaAGGACGAACTCTCTGAATCCGCATCTTCCAACTCGGCTCTGTGTCTTTTTAGTCCTCCAAGAGATTGAGTACTCTCAGTGCCTGCACGATACAAGTCGGCAGTATCCTCCCTTGTGCTCACATCGTAGCTGTTGGAGTCCACTTCCGACAGGCAGCAGTCTTTGTGCAAGCTCGCACCCATCTGTACAAGGCTGCCTTTATCGGCATTCGAGTGCACCTGTAGTCCTTGTGTCACAGTCTCCTGCTCTCCAAAACTCTGTCCATTGTTGAAGCATGAAGGGCGAAGATGCAAGTGGCCATTATTGTGGTTAATGCAGGCGGTGTCAAGGCTCCTCTCCTCACTGTCATCAGCCTGGGTTTTGGAGCAGTGACCTGACGTGCTACGGATGGCAACAGTGGAGAATGGAGGGACCAGTGAGTGATGGCTTGAGGCTGGTTGACAGTTCTGACTATTTTTCTGTTCCACCAGTCCTGCAGTCTGAATGCATGGTTCTTCAGTACAACTGCTTAGCCCTTTGCAGTTAGCTTTTCCATTTAGCTTTTTAGCCTCAAAGGAATGCTCTATAACTCCACTGCTAGTGTCTTCAGATGTGTTTTCTTGACCCTCCATCCGCCGCTGATTGTCACATTCATGAATTTGACCATTACTAGAATTTTCTATTGAGCCACATTCTTTCAAAGTTTCTTTGTTGTGGCTTTCGGTAGAAAGAGCTGGGGAGCCCTGAGGAACTACTGAACTCAAGCTCCTAGCGTCTTCCTTATTTAGCAAGTGTGCTGTACTGTCCCTTCCACTAGTTCCAGGTTTCCCTTCATCATTCTCCCCATCTTCTCTGGAGGACTCACCATCTTTATTAGCTGAATATGATATGTAAGAATAATGAAGCCATTTGTATGCTTTGTAAATCTTTCTCTCCACTGATTCACTGTCAGAACAAGGAGACGTCCTTTCTTTGAGAACTTCTTTGTTGGCTGAACTCCTTTCTGGTGAAGAAGCTGGAGAAGAAGACAAATCATCTACTTTGATCTGGGGGTAATCATAGATATCCTCACCTATGTAGGGAGTGACATTCTCCGTGTTAGTACTAgtcctttcctccttttgcaCCTTCTGTCGACGCCTCAGTGCATTGCGTTGCCTCATAGATGTGCGTCGTTCATTCAActcctcttcatcttctgtactgctgctgctgctggaactgCTGGATTCGTTCTCCTCTGGACTTGGGGACCGTGGCCGTGGGAACAGGTCTGTTTCTAGTTCTGCCTCGCAGGTATTGTCATCAGAATCAGACTCATTGGAAAGGGCCAGGAGACGTTTATCTTGATACTTTCTCAGTGCAGAGAGCCTCTGTTGACGGGAAGCCACGTCTTCTCTGGCTGAGGGGGATTCGGTTGATCTTAAGGCCCTTAAGTTATAGGCAGTTTCATCAGATTCTTCAGCCACGTGGGGTGGTGGGGAGTGATGCAAAGAGGCAGAGGACTCGGACTCGCTGTAAGCAGAGCGTTCACTGACGCCTGCGTGGAGCTGCAGGATTGTACTCTCACTGAGGTCACTGTCCGAGTCAGAACTCCAGCCCTCAATCTCCCGGCGCACCAGGGAGTCAAAAAAGGCCATCATCCGTGGATCTTCCTGGACTGACTGGTTGGCATAATCGTGGGACAAACCACTACCACTATTCAACACAAGACTGATGTACTCTTCATGAGTGTAGAGGCAACGCGAATCATCCTCAATCCTACCATCTAGATCCCCTGTGCAATCAGGCTGTTTGTAAGGACTCCAGATCTGTAACGAAAAAAAAATACGTATGTCTTTGAGTTCATAAACGATTACAAGTGTTTGAAATAGAACCGCAGTACACACACCCAGCACAACTGCAAGTTGCAAATAGTTTTTATTAACTGTCATCCCTCAGACCCATACTTACAAGTATTCCAgagatgtgggtttttttcctcccccttcgcaagttttttttttctgcatctaCTTCACCTATGCAGAAGTTAAAAGCTCTCACGCTGCAGATTATCCCTCATTTCAATATTTCAGTGTGTAATAATTTCTCCCAAATTGCAGGGCTCTATTTTTATGTAATAGGGGATGCTTACTCACTAATGGTAAGAATAGTTTGTTGCCTGCAATACAGCCTTAGCACTAATGAAGGCACTTGTTTCCCAGGAAACTGGAGGTGCTTGTGCCAGCGATGAAAAGTAACATTTCATCTAGCCGCAGTCAGTCACAGCTGATCAGCAGGCAGGGAGATGAAGGCATGGAGGGGAGCAGCAGGCCTGCACTACTCCCTTCAGGGAACAGtcctgaaggaaagaaagcatcCAACATGCAAGACACAGCAGCAGTTTTAGTTAGTGGGGAAAGGCAAAGAAGAGTTCTACCGAAAACTACTTTTGACGTGGAGAGAAGTAGTAACACTGCAAAGTGTAATGATATAAGCAATAGCAACAGCCTTGACTGTGCTATCCATCTAGCCTTCCCTCAGCTTCCCTGgtgtggaagggaaaaaaaaagccccaaagaagATCCACcaatgtccctaagaaactGGCAATCCATAGCAAACATAATAGTTGGATCTCCTCACCTTTCTCAGTTATACTCGCAGATTCAG from Columba livia isolate bColLiv1 breed racing homer chromosome 5, bColLiv1.pat.W.v2, whole genome shotgun sequence carries:
- the DCAF5 gene encoding DDB1- and CUL4-associated factor 5 — protein: MKRRGGRGDSMRSVVGFLSQRGLEGDPLLTQDFQRRRLRGCRNLYKKDLLGHFGCVNAIEFSNNGGQWLVSGGDDRRVLLWHMEEAIHSRVKPVQLKGEHHSNIFCLAFNSGNTKVFSGGNDEQVILHDVESTETLDVFAHEDAVYGLSVSPVNDNIFASSSDDGRVLIWDIRESSHGEPFCLAHYPSAFHSVMFNPVEPRLLATANSKEGVGLWDIRKPQSSLLRYGGNLSLQSAMSVRFNSNGTQLLALRRRLPPVLYDIHCRLPVFQFDNQGYFNSCTMKSCCFAGDRDQYILSGSDDFNLYMWRIPPDPEAGGIGRVVNGAFMVLKGHRSIVNQVRFNPHTYMICSSGVEKIIKIWSPYKQPDCTGDLDGRIEDDSRCLYTHEEYISLVLNSGSGLSHDYANQSVQEDPRMMAFFDSLVRREIEGWSSDSDSDLSESTILQLHAGVSERSAYSESESSASLHHSPPPHVAEESDETAYNLRALRSTESPSAREDVASRQQRLSALRKYQDKRLLALSNESDSDDNTCEAELETDLFPRPRSPSPEENESSSSSSSSSTEDEEELNERRTSMRQRNALRRRQKVQKEERTSTNTENVTPYIGEDIYDYPQIKVDDLSSSPASSPERSSANKEVLKERTSPCSDSESVERKIYKAYKWLHYSYISYSANKDGESSREDGENDEGKPGTSGRDSTAHLLNKEDARSLSSVVPQGSPALSTESHNKETLKECGSIENSSNGQIHECDNQRRMEGQENTSEDTSSGVIEHSFEAKKLNGKANCKGLSSCTEEPCIQTAGLVEQKNSQNCQPASSHHSLVPPFSTVAIRSTSGHCSKTQADDSEERSLDTACINHNNGHLHLRPSCFNNGQSFGEQETVTQGLQVHSNADKGSLVQMGASLHKDCCLSEVDSNSYDVSTREDTADLYRAGTESTQSLGGLKRHRAELEDADSESSSLEKKLKT